Proteins co-encoded in one Zygotorulaspora mrakii chromosome 5, complete sequence genomic window:
- the SFH1 gene encoding Sfh1p (similar to Saccharomyces cerevisiae SFH1 (YLR321C); ancestral locus Anc_4.131): MSQQQILPQAYLTNFHNRIRNEDVPIFVTAQPTRGHKRAKVVNYAEFDTDIFDEFTNGGASHDLSGENRGSGNNNGGVGATVEGGIVGMGDDDEIKAGFEGNAPESGSNNTANNNANNGGNNGAGSGLEETALNNALPDIQDQEDQLSILRYPKIRDTFLQSKIAVPYRLDIPSPLSEDQQEPIVIPITLNLEHGGHTISDVFTWNINDQSVTPEEFATIYCRDLDFPNSSALHSQIVSAINEQLQEYETVAAVVVPDLQVIVNLTCSLNNRLYEDNFQWNLNDTSLSPEMFAETIVKDLGLSREFLPAISHSLHEYLLRVKKEWLEGHLNQDHVPNGAAFGYLSGIRLDMDELGVSWCPKVEVLTPEEIQKREIEKERNLRRLKRESDRMSRRGRRRIDDLETTLRI; encoded by the coding sequence ATGTCGCAGCAACAGATTTTGCCTCAGGCATATTTGACGAATTTCCACAATCGTATTAGAAACGAAGATGTTCCAATATTTGTGACGGCGCAACCCACCAGAGGCCATAAGAGGGCAAAAGTAGTAAACTACGCAGAATTTGATaccgatatttttgatgaattcaCCAATGGCGGTGCCTCACACGATTTATCTGGGGAAAACAGGGGATCCGGAAATAATAACGGCGGAGTAGGGGCAACAGTCGAAGGCGGAATTGTTGGTATGGGAGATGATGACGAGATAAAGGCTGGTTTCGAGGGAAACGCGCCAGAGAGTGGCTCGAATAATACTGCGAACAATAACGCTAATAATGGTGGCAATAATGGGGCAGGAAGTGGCTTAGAGGAGACAGCTTTGAATAACGCGTTGCCAGATATACAGGACCAGGAGGATCAATTGAGCATTTTGAGGTATCCCAAAATAAGAGACACGTTTTTGCAGAGTAAAATCGCAGTCCCCTATAGGTTAGATATACCATCACCGTTATCTGAAGACCAACAGGAGCCCATTGTGATTCCAATAACTTTGAACCTTGAACACGGCGGACATACAATATCGGATGTGTTTACTTGGAACATTAATGACCAATCTGTTACACCCGAAGAGTTCGCCACGATATATTGTAGAGATCTAGATTTCCCGAATTCTTCAGCTTTGCATTCCCAAATCGTTTCTGCGATAAATGAACAATTACAAGAATATGAAACAGTTGCGGCGGTTGTCGTACCAGATTTACAGGTTATTGTAAATCTGACGTGTTCTCTCAATAACAGGCTCTACGAAGACAATTTTCAGTGGAATCTCAATGACACCAGCTTATCACCTGAAATGTTTGCAGAGACTATAGTAAAAGACTTGGGCTTATCAAGAGAATTTTTGCCAGCCATTTCTCATTCACTGCACGAATATCTTCTAAGAGTAAAAAAAGAGTGGTTAGAAGGCCATTTGAACCAAGATCATGTTCCGAATGGCGCAGCCTTCGGTTATCTGTCCGGGATAAGACTCGATATGGATGAATTAGGTGTTAGTTGGTGCCCAAAGGTCGAAGTATTGACCCCTGAAGAGATCCAGAAAcgtgaaattgaaaaggaaagaaacCTGAGAAGATTAAAGAGAGAATCTGACAGAATGAGtagaagaggaagaagaagaattgacGATCTAGAGACAACTTTAAGGATATAG
- the EFB1 gene encoding translation elongation factor 1 subunit beta (similar to Saccharomyces cerevisiae EFB1 (YAL003W); ancestral locus Anc_4.130) has protein sequence MSFTDFSKIETLQKLNTFLADKSYIEGTSASQADVSVYKAFQKAYPDFARWFNHIAAKSDEFSSFPAASAPAAAAEEAEDDDEVDLFGSDDEEDDAQAEKLKAERIAEYNARKANKPAKPAAKSIVTIDVKPWDDETDLEEMVANVKAVEMDGLTWGAHQFIPIGFGIKKLQINCVVEDDKVPLDDLQGSIEEDEDHVQSTDIAAMQKL, from the exons ATGTCTTTTACCGATTTCTCAAAGATTGaaactttgcaaaaattgaacaCCTTCTTGGCTGACAAGTCGTACATCGAAGG CACATCTGCTTCCCAAGCCGACGTCTCTGTCTACAAGGCTTTCCAAAAGGCTTACCCAGACTTTGCCAGATGGTTCAACCACATTGCCGCTAAATCAGAcgaattttcatcatttccAGCTGCCTCTGCTCcagctgctgctgctgagGAAGCAgaagacgatgatgaagtcGATCTATTCGGTTCAGACGACGAAGAAGACGATGCtcaagctgaaaaattgaaggctGAAAGAATCGCTGAATATAATGCTAGAAAGGCTAACAAACCAGCCAAGCCAGCTGCTAAATCTATTGTCACCATTGATGTCAAACCATGGGATGATGAAACCGACTTGGAGGAAATGGTTGCTAACGTCAAAGCTGTTGAAATGGATGGTTTGACCTGGGGTGCTCACCAATTTATCCCAATCGGTTTTggtatcaaaaaattacaaaTTAACTGTGTTGTTGAAGACGATAAAGTTCCTCTTGATGATTTGCAAGGTAgcattgaagaagatgaggacCATGTCCAATCGACTGATATTGCTGCTATGCAAAAATTATAA